The following is a genomic window from Methanobacterium sp. Maddingley MBC34.
GTTGCCGATGGAAAAACTCAGTTCTACAGTTGTCTGGTACCAACCACCTGGAACATACCCACTATGGGACCTGCCACCGAAGGATTCCACCATGAATTCGGACCTCACGTTATCCGAGCCTACGACCCATGTCTGTCCTGTGCGACTCACATGATCGTAATCGACGACGAAGACAGGAGCATTCTCAAAAACGAGATGGTCAGGATATAAGGGAAAAGCATGCCATACAGTGCAGAGATAATAGTGGTCGGATGCGGAAACATCCTTTTTGCGGATGACGGATTCGGACCAGAAGTGATAAAGGCACTTGGAGAATACTCCAAGGAAAAACCCCTGCCAGAGAATACTATGATAATAGATGCTGGTACCGGCGGCCCCCACTTTATCTTCAGTCTTCCTCATGAAGAATGGAAGAAGATGATCGTGGTGGATGTTGCAGAATTCGGAGCAGAACCAGGCACTATTCGAAAATTCAGTGTAGACGAATTACCAGAGGGGTCTTACGAAAATATACATTCTTGGCCAGTTAATGCGCCGTTACATGATTTGGCAGAAGTCTGCGAAGTTATGGTAATCGGATGCCAGCCAGAACATATCTCTGCCCCCGATGTAGAAATGGGGTTAACCAAAAGTGTGGAAGATGCCATTCCCGAGGCCATTAAAATGATATTAAAAGAAATAGGGGTTAGTTAATGTCAATATTAGCCCGCATCAAATCGTTTTTTGGAATGGAGGCAAAACCTGACAATAAAGCTTCACAAGAGGAGGTTGAAAAAGTGGCTGAAGAAAAAGCTAAACCAAGAATAGGATACATTCACCTGAGTGGATGTACTGGAGATGGAATGTCGTTAACAGAGAACTACGACATCCTTGCACCTTTACTTACTGAAATGGTG
Proteins encoded in this region:
- a CDS encoding coenzyme F420-reducing hydrogenase, alpha subunit (PFAM: Nickel-dependent hydrogenase) gives rise to the protein VADGKTQFYSCLVPTTWNIPTMGPATEGFHHEFGPHVIRAYDPCLSCATHMIVIDDEDRSILKNEMVRI
- a CDS encoding coenzyme F420-reducing hydrogenase delta subunit (PFAM: Hydrogenase maturation protease~TIGRFAM: coenzyme F420-reducing hydrogenase delta subunit (putative coenzyme F420 hydrogenase processing subunit).; hydrogenase maturation protease); translation: MPYSAEIIVVGCGNILFADDGFGPEVIKALGEYSKEKPLPENTMIIDAGTGGPHFIFSLPHEEWKKMIVVDVAEFGAEPGTIRKFSVDELPEGSYENIHSWPVNAPLHDLAEVCEVMVIGCQPEHISAPDVEMGLTKSVEDAIPEAIKMILKEIGVS